The Fusarium falciforme chromosome 8, complete sequence region AAAACCTAAACACCTCTTCCGACTTAGACTTTGTCAAGAAGCTAGCCAAGGTCTGTGATACCATTGCCGAGTCCCAATCGCCAAACAAGATCAACTCGCGCCACATCGCCGAGATCTACACCCTCGCAGAAAAGATGGACGACTACCAAATGATCTTTCCCGGCTGGGATCTGTTCTCCTCTCGTGATTTTACCCTCACGAGCTGGGCTGACCTGGGCCTGTACGAGCTGGATTTTGGAGCGGGTCTCGAGAAGCCAGAGTTTGTTAGGGCGCCGCACTCTGAGGCTGACGGTGTTGGTCTTGTCAtgccgaggaagagatcGGAAGATGAGGTACTGGAAGTTATCGTCATGTTGAGGAAGGATGATATGGAGGTTTTGGAGAGCAATGGCATCTGAGATGTTAAGGGGGTTTCGGGATAGGTGTAGAGGAGCGTCAAGTTCGAAAGGAGTAGAATTTGAAAATAACTCCTGTTGGGGATGGAGCTCTAAAATAGTCATCAAAAATAAAGTCTGCTTGCTTTCTTCACATGGCGCAGAAATCAAGCGTACTGCATGCTTGGTCGGTCTGCGTAGCCGGAGTGTTTACATGTAGATCCGGCTTCACATCCGGAGCGGCTGTTGTACCCGATGGCACTACGGCTGATTCATCCGCCAGACAACTGCatgtatattaatatagtttgtGATAGGCATTGAGAGCTGCAAAAGGAGTGAGGGGGGTCGGCATTGAGCGTTATAAAAAGGCTGGTCTCTTCTTGTTTTGCCAGACCAAGCTGAGAAGCAAGCTCATCCAACACCTAAACCTCTGAATAATATCACCAACTAGTTGACGTTCAACTATAATGCACATCAACGAGATCACCGTCTTCACCTACGATGCCAACTACAATTATGGCACGTACACCATGTCTGGTGGTCGGAGTGCTACCGGCCAGCGGTCCCTCGTCGTCCGGCTCCGTACCGAcgacggcctcgagggcTGGGCCGAGTCAGCGCCCCTGGGCGGTGACTACTTGCCGAGCTTTTTCAACGGAGAGCTCGCCGCACTCAAGGAGCTGAGTCCTCATGTCCTAGGCTTGGACCCACGCTCACCGGCGGCTGTGGGTGCTGTCATGGACGGAATCCTCTTGTCAGGCACtgctgccaaggccatcattgATATTGCCTGTTGGGACATCTTGGGCAAGGCTGTGGGACTGCCAACTTCAGTACTCCTCGGCGGACGTCTGCAGAAGGAACTGCGAGCCTTTTCGGTCGTTAGCATTGGAGACCCAGCAACCGGTGTTGAGAAGGCTCGCGCTGAACTTGACAAGGGGGCCAAGGCGATGCAGGTCAAAGTCGGAGACGACCCGTTGAGTGACGCTCGCCGGGTTGCAGCCATCCGCGAGGCTCTCCCTGACAGTGTAGACGTCTGGGCTGATGCCAACGGAGGATGGAACCTCAGTCAGGCTCTGACATTTGCCCGCGCACTCCCACAGGGCATGACGGTGGCGATAGAGCAGCCGTGTGCCACCCTCACAGACTCCGCCGAGGTTGGCCGCCGCACCGGCCTGCCAATCGCCTTGGATGAGTCTGTCGTCACCATGAGCGACCTCGTCTCTGCACACGCCCTCGGTATAACGGGAGTCAACATCAAGCCCTCGCGAGTTGGTGGCTTCACCAAGGCTCGCACCCTCCGTGACGCGGCCGTGGCCCTCAACATGATGGTCACCATCGACGACACCTGGGGCTGCGCCTTGACGACAGCGCAGAACTTGCAGTTGGCGGCCTCCACGCCACAGAAGCACATGAGGGCGGTTGATTTGTTTGCCGAGTGGACGAATCCACTGATTGCAGAGATACCTCGGTTAAAGGGAGATGGACAGATAAGCGCCACAGACGTGCCTGGCAATGGATTTGGGGCTGTGGATGTTGCACTTTTGGGAGAGCCTCTTTTCGAAATTAAGGCTTGAAGGGTAGAGGTGAGTTTCCTGAGCTGAGCGAAGGTTGCATGAGGGAATGGGTGGATTGTAGTTGGGCTTTTGTCGTGTTGCAGACTGATCTCAGCATCTCTTATCTGCTATCTCACAGCCTTAGCGAAACGTTTAGTATCAGGTGGATCGTTGATATAACAATATTCAATAACAAGTGGATGAGAGGTTGCTCGAAGAGTTGCGTGACCACAGTTGCGTAAAAGCCAAACAGTATTCTCGGTACATAGGTGTGACTACAGGCTGCCAAATTGCCTGCCAGTTATTTGTCCCAGTCAGTTGCCTGCATACAAAATGTGAAAACACCGAGCCTGATTTTCAGCTACGGAGTATGCAAATGCGGAAATTATAGCCTCATGTGAGTTGTTTGCAGCATGTTTCAGGGGTAATTGGGGGTGGCGTTCAGCCAAGCTCCAATCGAGTGACACCCTCCCAGATACAGTTGCCGCTCACACGACTGTGGTTTGTCTACGCGTTGCGAATACGGCGCTTAGGATATGCAGCCTCGTCTATCTATATCGGCCGAGACTCTGCTACGCCTTGGTTGTGTAACCCTCTTATCAGCCGGGGTGGCACAACGTTGAGCTCTCATACGCTTGTTCCTTGATTCAAGGACACGAGCAGGCACATTTCCTACTCAAACTGAAATATGATGCCTGGCTTTTGCAGTTCTGCCTTGATGTTGCCTCTTGTCTCGGATCATTTCAACCCATTGTTCGGAAAACAATCATCGGGTATTTGTTGGCCTCTCTCCACCGGCTCGTCACAGGTGTGAGTGCGCAAAGTGCAATAAATGTAGGCTGAGCTCAGCCGTCAGGGCAAGTTGGTCGTGAGGCTGAGCAGCAGGTGTGATGTGTTGCCTCCCATATGCTCAGGTATTTAAGCGCCTTGTAAGACTGCGGGTTGACTGTGGTTCGACCAGACAAGACAAATCAACAACAGTAACCATGTTTCTTCCACTCTGGCTGGTCTACCTCTTTATCGTCCTTGCCTGCGTTGTCGCTGTTAGTGCCCAAGACTACGGGTATGCAACATGCTGGAACAAGCTGGACGCCATTATGGTCGGAAACACGACCAAGGATGGGGTCAACAAAGAGACTGTTTTAGAGTATCTCTGGAACGGGGCCATTGCGGGGTTCAGGGGAGAAGACCGCCCCATTGCTCTCGGGTATGAGGGTAAGTTGTGATGCTCCTTTTTGTTTTGCTACATATTGCCCGCGCTTTATGCTGACCATAACAGGCTGCCTCAAGATCTGTGAAGGACGCACCGATCAAGTGACTACCAGGTCGACTCTTGAAATGGTAACAACCTGGATCTTCCCCCTGGCCATCGTCTTCAACCTTCCCTACGATTCACTCCACCATCACAAGATCCGCAGAACAGCCCAAGCAGTACTGAACTGGGCCGGCTCTCCACAGACTGCCCTGACACATACCATCTGAAACGTGCGACAGATCAGGCATTGTCATCGTATGTCAAAGTCAAAGAATACCTTGACTAACGATGCCTTTTATGTCTTGAGTTGCCTTGGCCAGTTTGAACTGCCCAGCAGCGAGAGGTTCTACACAGCCCTTGTCTATGGCCTCTTCCGACCTCTTCCACAGCCTGACACAGAGTATGATCCTGATCAGCACTACACTGCGCAACTGCTCTCAGATATGGCCTTTCAACTGCGCATGCTGAGACGTCGTGGCGTTATTCCGACTCTTGCTAGTCTCGGGACCTTTATCAcggccttcatcttctctaTCGTTCTTGCTTTTGATGAAGAGGCGGGAAACAGAAAGGGATCGCCTCTTACCCTCGGACTCCTTTACTGCTGGCTGCCTCTTCTGGTCATCTTTACTATCATTGACCGTAACCCCGTGTCGGCAGATCGTTCAGCGTATGTTTTGACCAACTCCTCATGAATATTATTAAACACTAACATGCAGGTAGTGCTCTGATATCGCGCTGGCTCTTCAATGTCGACGCTGTTTTGGCTTCTGCGCAAGCCGCCGGAGCTGACTTGAATAACATGCGACCGCCCGTGTGGTGGTCACGGAGTAGGCCGCAGGACGATCTGAGAGTATTCGAAGTTCAAGAGTTTATCGGACAAGGTCGCAAGGTCAAGTATTGCGGCCTTGCTGACGCAGTGATCCGGGCCCAGAAAGCCCACACGTTGCGTAAACATCTTGACCAGTACAGGCTTTGCGCGCAGACGGCCCTGACGCACCTCAATGGGAGAAGACCAACTCAGTGGTGGTTCACGGCCTTTGCATCGCTCTTCTTGGTTGTGTTTGAGGTCATGATGGCGTTCTTGATTGCTTTCTGTACGCCTACCTTTGGCCTGGGTTGCTGGTCAGGCGGTCTGCTCCTGTATGGCATCTTGAGCACTGTGACTTGGGGGATACACCTTATTTTCAAAGCCCCGGGAAAATGGGTGCAATTTGTCTGCAGCTGTTTCAACTTCCTCTCTCTTGGGTGGATTATAACTCTGACAGGCTTTGTGGTAAGCATCCCCTCCCAGCACTTAAGACACCGGCTGACCAGTCCAGTTGGCGGGTGGGTTCAGAACCTGCTGGTGCAGCACCGTTAAGCTAAGTTCGGGGGGCTACATGATGTTTGAGAGTTTTGACTACTACGTCGAGAACTTTGCAATGTCTGGCCCTTGGATCAGCGCCTCGGTTCTCGGAGGATTGGTTCCCGGTGCGGTGTTGGTGACGGCAACTGCATGATGGATGAAGTGCCAGCATTCGTGGTCGACGGAAGAGACCGAGCCGGTTCAAGACTTTGCACTTGTTAATGTTAGATTCAGGGCTGACACGTCATGGTTGAGGGCTTAAACTTTGAGAGGTTGAGTGCTGGAGTGGCTCTGGCGGCACATTTTGGAGCATGGCTTTTGGTTGTATCTGCTGGCTGAGGACATGAATCTGTGTTTGATAAGCCGGATCAATGGAGCTCAAGTGTACAATAGATAATTCGGATATATAGTGAGTATAAGAGTTTGTCATTTGGTCTATTATCTAAGAATCTAGTAATTAGGACGACTTTTCCTTGAAAGACAATCATGCAAAGAACTTTTCAACAGCCTTGGTAAACTGGTCAGGATCTTGAAGCGGCGCAAAGTGACTGACACCAGGCAAGATCTCCAGTTTGCTGCCCTTGATCGCCTTGTGCAGCTTCTCCGGGACATCCCGGTTGACGGCCTCCTCATGCTCGGCACCCACAATGATAACTCTGCTGCCGTCAATGGTGCCAAACTGCTCATCTGTCATCTGTGGGAGAGTGGCTTCCATGGTGCCGACCTTGTTGGCAAACACGCTGAAGTTTGCATTTGGCTGAAGCTCGGCATACTCGACACGACAGCGAGAGACAAACTCGCTGAAGATGGCAGTGTCGGAGAAGGTGGCATTCGTCTGTTCCGGGTTGGCAGATCCTCCGAAGATGAAGGCCTTGTGGATGGGCACGGCCAAGGTCGGGTTGATGAGTGCAGCCAGAGTCGTTATGGCACCGTCTGACCAGCCGACGACGTTGTACTTGGACACGCCAGCGGCAGCCAGTTGGTCGTGAATGTCGTCCGCCATCTGGTCGTAGGTGAAGAcgtcgttggtgttgaaggtaGAACGACCGTGGCCTCGACGGTCAACAGCAATGACATAGTGTCCCTTCGCAACGAGGCGAGAGATGACGGATCCAAAGTAGGCGGAGTAGCCTAGACCGCCGTGGTCCATGACGATGGGGATTCCTCCAACATGCTCGTTGTACTTTTGCATCCAGAGTTGAACTCCATTGATGAGAGtagtcttggtgttgatgggagATGGCAGGTCGGGCGTTGGTGGGAGAGTCTGCCAGATGGGAGTGTCCTGGCGGATGGCCAAGCCATTGGCAACGGCGGCAAAGGCAACAAGCTGCTTGAAcaacatggtgatgatgagtaGAGGTTGTAGATAACGATCTGAGAACGGGTAATGCCatacctatatatatttGGCGATATATGTAGTCCGAAGCTGCCGGAATACGAGAACCACAGACCACGTCCAGGATGCCGGTACTTTCGAAACTCCCGACAAACCTTCAATGCCGTGACGGCCAAGTTTAGGTGGTTAATGCCTCTGTGTAATTAAATGACAGTGAGTATTGCTTGCGTTGACGACCAGGGGCACCCTGGATAGTTGCAAACCTTAATCCTCACACGTGGAGTTGGCACTGCCTTGAAGAAATTGCTGTATTTATAAGCCCTGCTATAGATGCCTGGAGACGGCCATGGTCAAAGTTTAAACTTGATGAGATTCGTATGCTCTTTTGTTTTGTTCTTATTGGGGTGGAGTCGTTCGAGCAGTGTTGAAGGCGAAGAGGAACCGTCCTCGCATAACTAAGGAGCAGACGCAAGTAAAGAGAACCAAGACTAAGGAGGGTCGCATTTACTTCAAGAGATGGTCTTAATCAATTGGTCAAATATTGACAGCTTCGAGGTTGCATAGTCTTGATCCGTCTTGACAACCAGCAAACTAGTCCCTACACATCCGCCAAGTCTTGGCCTCTGCTCTATCCGGGCTTCCATTCCTCAAAGAGGCCCCCTTGCCGAGGAGGCGCTTTTCTCCCAACATCACTGGAGGAGGGCCACAAAATGACCAGGGTTGCCTCGTCGGAGAGTCAAAGGACCCCGATTCCTCCGGACGAGTCTCCGCTCCCGTGCCGCTCTCCCCAAGATGGCAGCAGTGAGCTGATTGAATTCCAGccctttgttttttttccCGCTCACCACCAACGAGCGGAGTCGCACGCGCACAACATCGGCCACTGTGTCTCAGCTCGCTGGAGTCTCACCGAGTAGCGATCGCTGATCTATCGGCACACCTACTGCACAAGATACAGGCCCTTTGCCTGTTGAACCCTCTCCCGACACGCCGGATTGACCCACTGAGGCCATCCATTTCCAGGCAGGATCGGCTGTCTCCACGAGCTTCAACAAAGAACCCCCAGCCAACATGTGCCAAGACGAACAGGCACCCCGTGCCCCAGAGGCAGAGGTAAATTGACCCTGTCAGTGGGGGATCATAGACGTTAATTCTTCAACAGACCGATGGCGAGAGCGTCTACTCCGAGTACGCGAGCGACGTATCTGAGACGACCAGTGCGACGTCATCCATCTTTAACTATCAGTATGAGAATGGCCGTCGCTATCATGCGTATCGGGCTGGCCAGTACCTGCTGCCTAATGATGAGACTGAACAGGAGCGTCTTGACATTATTCATCACATATTTACCCTCGCTCTGAAGGGTGATATTTGCAAGACGAAGCTTGAGAATCCCCAAAGCATCTTGGATGTGGGCACGGGGACTGGACTATGGGTGAGCGAGCACTGTTGAACACACGAAGTGTGAGACATACTAATTTGTCTATAGGCCATGGAAATTGGCGACCAGTATCCCTCTGCAGAGGTCATTGGAACTGACCTGAGCCCTATTCAACCCCAATGGTACTCTCACGCCTTCTCACCGTCCAACTGCATGCTAACCAGATCTCAGGGTTCCTCCCAACGTCAAattcgaggttgatgatgcaaCCCAAGAATGGACATATCCTAAAGACAAGTTTGACTTTATCCACGCCCGCACCCTTGCTGGCGCAATCCAAGACTGGCCCTCGTTCCTCTCCCAAGCCTACGACCGCTGCAAGCCCGGCGGCAACATCGAGATCACTGAGGGCAGAGCCAATTTCTTCTGTGACGATGACTCGCTAAAGGAGGACTCTGCGACGCACAAGTGGCTCACCGAGTTCCGCCGTCTCAGCGCCCCCCTCAAGTTTGACATTGCTCCCGAGATGCCTGGTATGCTCAAGGAGGCTGGgtttgaggatgtcgagTTTACGCAAAAGGTTGTGCCCGTGGGAACGTGGACAAAGGAtctcgagctcaaggagattggACGATGGTTCCGTGTGCAATTTGTCGAGATGGCACTTGAGGCTTATTCCCTTGCTCTATTTACGAGAGCTGGTGGATGGTCGAATGAGGAGGCACAGGTGTTGTTTGCCAAGGTCCGAGAGGAGCTCAAGTCTAACAAGATTCATCTATACACTTACTGGTAAGTGCGGCATACCGAGGGGCTGAGACCGATGCTGACGTTTCTCTAGCTCCTTTGCTACCGGAAAGAAGCCCAAGGAATGAAGACTAGGACCTTGGAATTGCACAGGAGCTCTTTGATTTCTATAGCCGCCGAAAGCTGTCGAGTGGGAGTCCTTACGAAGTTTTATAACTAGAAATACGTCCGCATCAAGGCATTAACATTCACTCTTAAGAAACCATATGAGACGAGACATCCAAGCCTGAAATGAATTTGAAGTTATCATTGTGCGGTGATTTTGCTGACTGAGGAGACGATGCCACGACATCCAACGCAACGTCCTCGCTAACACGTGTGTGCAGGGTATCACGCTGCTTGGAACCGAGGCTCCCATACTATGCAGATTGTACAGGGATTCGATAGGACTGACAACGTCTTCAACGACCCATCCTACTACTTTGGGGCATCAACCCCGACACTATCGGGACCCTGAAGAAGCCGGCCCCGCGGGACACCCGGTTAAAATAGGATGCGTGGAATGAGTTCCGCGTAACCTCGACCCCTCAACCTCCACCGCCCGCATCTACGCCGAGAAGTTGAATACGTTGCCGATATGTCTAATAGCAAGGCCACTGACAACGCCGTGCCGGCTGCTGACGCGTCTACTCTCCTGCCCCCTGAGCATTGGGCGCAGGTAGCCGAGGTAGGTAGTTATAGGATGGCTGTCGCTGCGAAATCGCGCGGTTTACCAACATATATGTTAGGAGCTAGGCGCTGATAACGATGCCGATTCTGCTCTCGGGGAGGACGCTGCCGAGTCCACAGCCTCTATCACGTCAAGCATTCTTCAGTATAGAAACATTAGTGGCCGCACTTATCACAGAGATATAGGCAATGCCCAGTACTGGTTGGTGTGAGAAGTCGTCTGTATCTTGAGGTGGTGATTGACATGAAATAGGGGTACAAATGATGAGCAACAGAACGAGTCTATggatattaagtaagagCATTGAAGAAGTGCTACGAGTAGCCGCTGACTTGATGTAGCCACCATGTCCTGACACTTGTTCTCGATGGTGCTCTCTGCCTTGCACCTCTCTCCAAGGATATTAAGGTTAGTTGATGAGGTGatagagattaattactCCTAACTTAAACATAGAAAGCAATCGATGTCGGGACAGGTACTGGAATTTGGGCTATGTACGAAAGCAGCTGAGGCACATGCCAATACAATACTAATCATCACAGCGACTTTGCGGAAGCCTTTCCCAAGACCGAAGTTATTGGCACAGATGTCTCGCCCATTCAACCCAGCTGGGTCCCGCCAAACCTGCGATTGTAGGTCTTGCAGAATATTCTCTTGCCAATGCGAAGCTTACATGACGTAGTGAGATTGATGACTGCACCCAAGAGTGGACCTTTGCTCCTAACTCTCTAGATTATATCCATATGCGTTGGCTCGTCGGAAGCATCGTCGACTGGCCGCAGTTGTTTAAGGAAGCTTACAAGTGTCTTAGGCCGGGTGGTTATATCGAAAGTCACGAGGCTCTTTCGAGAATGGACTGTGATGATGGGAGCATTCATGAGAAGAGTGCTATGCACCAGTGGGGCAAGTTCTTTGTCgagggcggcaagaagataGGCCGGTCATTCACGattgtcgaggatgaggttcAGAGGAAGGCAATGGAAGAAGCAGGATTTGTCAATATTGAGGAGCGTAACTTCAAGGTAAATCTCCCCGATCCAACGAAGAGCCCAACTATAGCTGACGAAATAGGTCCCCATCGGAGGATGGCCTCGCGATCCCAAGCAAAAGGAGATTGGAAGATACGCCCAGGCTACTCTCGAGCAGGACATTGAGGGCTATGTCCTGTTCATGGCCAACACGGTGGAGGGGTGGTCCAAGGAAGAGATTGAGGTTTACATCAGTTTGCTCCGCCGCGAGCTTCATTCTGGCAAGATGCATCCATATTACCTTCAAAAAGTTGTTTGGGCCCAGAAGCCGAAAGAGTAGGACCCAAAAATGCATGCATgggtgaggatgacgagaCGGGTGAGAAGAATAAGCATAGCTGCTAACCCTTCTATGTTTAATAGACTTTGCAACTCGGGGGCCGCTATTTTTAACCCGAGGTGTGAGAATTCTATATCCAATTTGTACTCCTGTGATACGTATGCTGCCCAGAATACATGTGTCTGATGCCCTTCAACGGGTACTGAGGATCCCGGAGAGTAATGTCGTCACATATCTCGATGGGATACTTCCATGTCGTACAGAGACTTCGGACCTCTGTCTCCGTCGGAATGGCTAGCATTGGCCAAGTTGATCATACAGCCCATGGTAGGACGTCATGCAAGGTCAGCTGTGCATGAGGATCTCATCGACACACATGCCTACTCACGGGCCGTGCTAAGCGGATCTCGTAGGCTGACAGGATTGGGGCCGACTTCCGAGACTTGTTTCAAGCTTGTAGGGCTATGATCGTCTTGCCGATCTATGGAAAGTGTGACCGAATGCTCCACTGGAGCTGGCTAGGGTATCTTACTGAACGAGCTGCGAGTCTTTTCAGCTTAGCATCTCCTACCATTAATGCGTTTAGCTTTACCTAtcaataaagataataataacttatattaaagcttttttccATCTTATTGTTTCACTAAAGATATACTTTGGGCGGTGCATGTCCTGCCCATGAATCCATGTGGCTTTGACCAGTTGACTGCGCCTCGCTCGGACAATCCTCCTCGGACTTTTGCAACTCCACTTCTACTCGGACTCTATGTTTTAATTATAGAATTCGGACAGGTCTGACTTGGCTTCGCATGATACGTTGCACCTGGAATTGGGGTCCGAAAACTGTTTGTAATTGATTGGCCATCACCAGTTTTCGCATAGTGCTGATCCTGAGGAACGTCATTTTTCGGGCATTGCCTTGGAAATCCCCTGGCGATTTATCCACCCATGGGGCTGAATTGATGGACCTTGGAGATGATCATGACGCTTGGAGCTTGAAGAAGGCATTGTTACCTTGTGATACCTTCAAATCggctatataattcttaCGCCCACTGCCCATCAATTCGATCTTCATCAAGCCCAGTAACTTCAACATTCACCAACCTCGCTTTCGCAAACAGCTCTTTTACTGCATCATTACTTCAAAACATCTTCAACATGCACTTTACCAACAGCTTTgttctcgccctcgccaCCAGCGTCGGCTTGGTCTCAGCTGCTCTCCCCAAGGCCAATGAATACAAGTCCAACGACTGGTAAGATAAATCCCAAATGCTGCTAAATAGAAGAAGAAACTGACAGATTTGATAGCTCGGGTGATCTGAACTATGGACACCACGCCTTTGACCTGCACATGGTTACCATGGACGACACCACCCACTCAGTCTACCAGGCCGGCACCTCATGGTACCTCTTTGACGGCAAGACGGGAGACGGAGGCCGCTGCGAGGGCGAGTTCCTAGGCCAGGTGTCGGGAGACACTTCTCCTTGCTTGGACCTCGACAACACGGTGGCTGGCAAGCGCATCAGGTGTCTGTGCAACCCCCTTATTGGAGCCAACACAAACGGCATCAACTCTTGCCAATACGTGTAGAGAGTATGACTTGAAGGAAATCGGACTGGACGGCCAAGGAATAGAACAAGCTGGAACACTCTCTCCTGGGTCAAGGAACAAGAGTCGTTGTCCATCTATCTCGGTGCGGCGTTGATGGCATTGGTTGCACGAACAGATTTGGCTTCTCGTACACTAGTGAAGAGCAAGccataaatattaaaagaaaagagtctTGTTAGAATGGGAGCGCCCTTATTCAGTATGGATGCAGAACT contains the following coding sequences:
- a CDS encoding AB hydrolase-1 domain-containing protein, which gives rise to MLFKQLVAFAAVANGLAIRQDTPIWQTLPPTPDLPSPINTKTTLINGVQLWMQKYNEHVGGIPIVMDHGGLGYSAYFGSVISRLVAKGHYVIAVDRRGHGRSTFNTNDVFTYDQMADDIHDQLAAAGVSKYNVVGWSDGAITTLAALINPTLAVPIHKAFIFGGSANPEQTNATFSDTAIFSEFVSRCRVEYAELQPNANFSVFANKVGTMEATLPQMTDEQFGTIDGSRVIIVGAEHEEAVNRDVPEKLHKAIKGSKLEILPGVSHFAPLQDPDQFTKAVEKFFA
- a CDS encoding MR-MLE domain-containing protein: MHINEITVFTYDANYNYGTYTMSGGRSATGQRSLVVRLRTDDGLEGWAESAPLGGDYLPSFFNGELAALKELSPHVLGLDPRSPAAVGAVMDGILLSGTAAKAIIDIACWDILGKAVGLPTSVLLGGRLQKELRAFSVVSIGDPATGVEKARAELDKGAKAMQVKVGDDPLSDARRVAAIREALPDSVDVWADANGGWNLSQALTFARALPQGMTVAIEQPCATLTDSAEVGRRTGLPIALDESVVTMSDLVSAHALGITGVNIKPSRVGGFTKARTLRDAAVALNMMVTIDDTWGCALTTAQNLQLAASTPQKHMRAVDLFAEWTNPLIAEIPRLKGDGQISATDVPGNGFGAVDVALLGEPLFEIKA